Proteins co-encoded in one Microcebus murinus isolate Inina chromosome 5, M.murinus_Inina_mat1.0, whole genome shotgun sequence genomic window:
- the TMEM217B gene encoding transmembrane protein 217B: MNPRKLSIMVGIFSVLNTIQFLIFDLNQLTEIGYEDSFSIYLPPESKSDSWAKASRYNISLGLSITTLLVSCFLLYCIRMDIYVGLLIYALWIAAYELTSFSVVLLIKNTIKELFLELTYLYLIMYISRMLLHFFCLPFVVKHAYTLYKERQAIRKERRRRTSSLSILDRKIN, translated from the coding sequence ATGAATCCCAGGAAGTTGTCCATCATGGTGGGTATCTTTTCGGTCCTCAACACCATCCAGTTCCTCATCTTTGACCTGAACCAGTTGACCGAGATTGGCTATGAGGACAGTTTCAGCATCTACCTGCCCCCAGAGTCTAAATCAGACTCTTGGGCCAAGGCCTCCAGGTATAACATCAGCCTCGGCCTGTCCATCACCACCCTCCTGGTCAGCTGCTTCCTCCTCTACTGCATCCGCATGGACATCTACGTGGGGCTGCTCATCTACGCCCTGTGGATCGCCGCCTACGAGCTCACCAGCTTCTCCGTGGTCCTGCTCATCAAAAACACCATCAAGGAGCTGTTCCTGGAGCTGACCTACTTGTACTTGATCATGTACATCTCACGCATGCTCCTGCACTTTTTCTGTCTGCCCTTCGTAGTCAAGCACGCGTACACCCTTTACAAGGAACGCCAGGCTATAAGGAAGGAGCGCCGGCGCAGGACCTCCTCCCTCAGCATATTGGACCGCAAGATAAACTGA